GATCAGGGCGGCGAGCGCGTCGTTGCGCCAGGCGGAGATGAGCAGGTCGGCGCAGGCGCTGATGACGCCGGTGACCCCCACCACCAGCGCCCAGGTCAGGGTGACGACGCCGATCAGGTTGTGCAGGTCGAGCCAGCGCAGGCGGGCGGACTTGTCCCGGCGCACGGTGGCGAAGTCCAGCCGGCGCATGAACGGCAGGTACAGCACCGTGCCGGAGACGATCGCCACTACGAACAGCACCCCCATGAACGCCAGCAGCAGCTTGCCCGGCAGGCCGGCGAACATGTCCACGTGCAGGCGCAGGATGAACAGCATCAGGCCGCCGTTGGCCGCCGGCGTCTCCACGGCTTCGCCGGTGCGGGCGTCGAGCATGAAGGTGTGCGACGAGTTGGGTTCGGTGCCGGCGGTCTTCGCCATGATCGCCAGCACGCCGTCGGGTTCGTCGTCTTCGAAGCCGAAGTACTGCACGACTTCGTCGGGGCGGTGCCGTTCGGCGGCTTCCACCAGTTGCGCCAGGTTCAGGCGCGGGGTGTCGGCGGGCATTTCGCGAAATTCCGGCGCGTCGCCGAGCAGGTGCTCGATCTCGTGGTGGAACACCAGCGGCAGGCCGGTCAGGGCCAACAGCAGCAGGAACACGGTGCAGATCAGGCTGGTCCAGGTGTGCACGAACGACCAGCGACGAATTGTTTTGCTTTTCATTTCATGACCTTCAGAAACGCCAAAGCCGTCCCCGGGGGGACGGCCTGGCTGCGGGGCCGGTTCAGCTCAGTCGCTTACCACTTGTAGGTGGCGCTGGCGACGACGCTGCGCTGGTCGCCGTAGTAGCAGTAGAAGCTGTCGCAGGTGGAGATGTAGTCCTTGTCCAGCAGGTTGGTGGCGTTGATGGCCACCGACGCGCCCTTGAGGCTGTTGTCCAGGCGACCGAGGTCGTAGTGCACGGCGGCGTCGAACACGGTGTAGGCGTCGGCCTTGCCCAGCCAGGTGTTGGCCTTGTCGCCGTAGGTGTTGCCGGTGTAGCGGGCGCCGGCGCCGATGCCGAAGCCGTCGAGCACGCCGGTGTGCCAGGTGTAGTCGGCCCACAGGGACGCCTGCTGGTTCGGCATCAGTTGCAGGCGGTTGCCCTTGTCGTCGCCTTTCTGCACTTCGGACTTGGCCAGGGTGTAGGCGGCGATCACCTTCAGGTTGTCGGTGACGTCGGAGACCGCTTCCAGCTCCAGGCCCTTGACCTTCACTTCGCCGGTCTGGCTGGTGAGCGGGACGTTGTTGACGGTGGTGCTGACCGACACGTTTTTCTGGGTCAGGTCATACACGGCGGCCGTCAGCAGGGTCTTGCTGCCGGGCGGCTGGTACTTGATGCCCATTTCCCACTGCTTGCCTTCGGTCGGCTTGAGCGATTCGGTGGAGCTGGAATCGGCGCCGCTGGTGGGCTGGAAAGACTCGGCGTAGGAGATGTACGGCACGAAGCCGTTGTCGAACACGTAGCTCAGCGCCGCGTTGCCGCTGAAAGCCTTGTCGCGGTCGGTGCTGGTGGCGTCGCCCTTGTTGAAGAACCTGGTGCCGGTGTGCACCCAGTCCTCACGGCCGCCGAGGGTCAGGCGCCATTGGTCGAGGGCCATCTGGTCCTGCACGTACAGGCCGGTCTGGTGGGTCTTCTGGTCGTAGTCGTAGAACGCGGTGGAGCGCGCCGGACGGGTGATCGGCAGACCGTGGATCGGGTTGTTCACGTTGATCGACGGCGCGCTGCCGAAGATCGAGGTGTAGTTGGTGTTGCTGCGCTGGTGGTCAAGGCCCAGCAGCAGGGTGTGGCGGATGTCGCCGGTGGCGAAGTCGGCTTGGAAGTTGTTGTCCACGGCGAATTGGCTGATGTCTTCGTCGACGATGGTGGTCGAGCGGCCGACGTTGCCTTCGTTGTCCACCTGGGTGAACGGATAGGAGCCGACGGTGATGCCCTGGAACGACAGGTCCGACTTGGTGTAGCGCAGGTTCTGCTTGAACTGCCACACGTCGTTGAGGCGGTGCTCGAAGGCATAGCCCAGCGCGTAGTAGGTGCGGTCGTAGTATTCCCAGTCCGGGTCGCCCAGGTTCTTGTGGTGCGAGACCTTGCCGAACGGCATGTCGATCTTGGTGCCCTGCACCGGCAGGAATTGGCTGGTGATGCCGGTGTCGTCGCGGGTGAACTGGGTCAGCAGGGTGAACCTGGTGTCGTCGTCGATGTTCCAGGTCAGGCTCGGCGCGATGTTGTAGCGCTTGTTGTCGACGTGGTCGACCTGGGTGCCGCTGTCGCGCACCACGCCGCTGATGCCGTAGAGGAACTGGCCGGCGTCGTCGATCTTGCCGGTGCTGGCGAAGTTGATCTGACGGT
This Pseudomonas ekonensis DNA region includes the following protein-coding sequences:
- a CDS encoding PepSY-associated TM helix domain-containing protein, with amino-acid sequence MKSKTIRRWSFVHTWTSLICTVFLLLLALTGLPLVFHHEIEHLLGDAPEFREMPADTPRLNLAQLVEAAERHRPDEVVQYFGFEDDEPDGVLAIMAKTAGTEPNSSHTFMLDARTGEAVETPAANGGLMLFILRLHVDMFAGLPGKLLLAFMGVLFVVAIVSGTVLYLPFMRRLDFATVRRDKSARLRWLDLHNLIGVVTLTWALVVGVTGVISACADLLISAWRNDALAALIEPYRDAPPLTHRAPATRLLDIAADAAPDMQPDFIAFPGTRFSSEHHYAVFMKGGTHLTSHLLTPVLIDASTLTVTAVAERPWYMDAMGMSQPLHFGDYGGMPMKVLWATLDVLTIIVLGSGVYLWVVRRKAAKAVPQATEASA
- a CDS encoding TonB-dependent siderophore receptor; protein product: MSRSLDTLLRPSLLAVAIALCTPLASSQLIAAEQASDVRAYNLPAAPLSTTLNQIASQGGLALSLDPALAAGKTSAPVNGQYDAAGALRAALRGTGLQLEQSGTGTYTLVAVPEGVMALPETSVIGVENTESAWGPAEGYTATRTAAGTKTDTALVEAPRSISVATRQQMDDRSVHSLDDAVRYMPGITASSYGSDTRADWLRVRGFEPTQFLDGLPLPKGVYANPKQETWNLDRLALLRGPASSVYGQTPPGGLLDMVSRRPSDIASSEIQLQYGSDNHRQINFASTGKIDDAGQFLYGISGVVRDSGTQVDHVDNKRYNIAPSLTWNIDDDTRFTLLTQFTRDDTGITSQFLPVQGTKIDMPFGKVSHHKNLGDPDWEYYDRTYYALGYAFEHRLNDVWQFKQNLRYTKSDLSFQGITVGSYPFTQVDNEGNVGRSTTIVDEDISQFAVDNNFQADFATGDIRHTLLLGLDHQRSNTNYTSIFGSAPSINVNNPIHGLPITRPARSTAFYDYDQKTHQTGLYVQDQMALDQWRLTLGGREDWVHTGTRFFNKGDATSTDRDKAFSGNAALSYVFDNGFVPYISYAESFQPTSGADSSSTESLKPTEGKQWEMGIKYQPPGSKTLLTAAVYDLTQKNVSVSTTVNNVPLTSQTGEVKVKGLELEAVSDVTDNLKVIAAYTLAKSEVQKGDDKGNRLQLMPNQQASLWADYTWHTGVLDGFGIGAGARYTGNTYGDKANTWLGKADAYTVFDAAVHYDLGRLDNSLKGASVAINATNLLDKDYISTCDSFYCYYGDQRSVVASATYKW